From a single Rhodococcus qingshengii JCM 15477 genomic region:
- the egtB gene encoding ergothioneine biosynthesis protein EgtB: MTGEITKEAVEAVLLRARERSTLLTDCVDDTELVAQHSPLMSPLVWDLAHIGNQEELWLVRDVGGRDPVRSDIDELYDAFKHSRSSRPTLPLLNPAEAREYVRTVRGKVWDVLEASTFGRTELDMDGFAFGMIAQHEQQHAETMLATHQLRSGPTALVATPAPQAARMPELDEVTIPAGPFVMGTDDEPWALDNERTAHQVYLTDFAIDRFPVTNGQFVEFIEDGGYSRPELWSRDGWRHRVDAKLRAPLFWERDSSGWWHETFGVEAPVPPDKPVVHVSFYEAEAYACWAGKRLPTEAEWEKAARWDPESGRSRRFPWGDVSADEKLANLGQRHLGPAGVGSYPAGASAAGVEQLIGDVWEWTSSGFHPYPGFRAFPYREYSEVFFGGDYKVLRGGSFGTDSVACRGTFRNWDHPIRRQIFSGFRCARTISGRS, translated from the coding sequence ATGACGGGGGAGATCACCAAGGAAGCGGTCGAGGCCGTACTTCTGCGAGCGCGTGAACGGTCGACGCTACTCACCGACTGCGTCGACGATACCGAATTGGTCGCTCAGCATTCTCCGTTGATGAGTCCACTCGTGTGGGACCTGGCGCATATCGGCAATCAAGAGGAACTCTGGCTGGTGCGAGATGTCGGTGGCCGCGATCCGGTGCGTAGCGACATAGACGAGCTGTACGACGCGTTCAAGCATTCGAGATCGTCGAGACCCACACTTCCCCTGCTCAACCCGGCCGAGGCGCGCGAATACGTACGTACGGTTCGCGGGAAGGTCTGGGATGTGCTCGAAGCCAGCACCTTCGGACGCACAGAACTCGACATGGACGGTTTTGCCTTCGGGATGATCGCGCAGCACGAGCAGCAACACGCCGAAACCATGCTCGCAACACACCAATTGCGTTCGGGACCCACGGCACTCGTTGCCACACCCGCTCCGCAAGCGGCCCGCATGCCGGAACTCGACGAGGTCACGATCCCCGCCGGCCCCTTCGTCATGGGGACCGACGACGAACCGTGGGCACTCGACAACGAGCGCACTGCGCATCAGGTCTATCTCACCGACTTCGCGATCGACAGATTCCCGGTCACCAATGGGCAGTTCGTCGAATTCATCGAGGACGGCGGCTATTCCCGACCGGAACTGTGGTCTCGAGACGGTTGGCGGCATCGCGTCGACGCGAAGCTCCGTGCACCACTGTTCTGGGAACGCGACAGTTCGGGTTGGTGGCACGAGACTTTCGGCGTCGAGGCTCCGGTCCCACCGGACAAGCCCGTCGTGCATGTGAGCTTCTACGAAGCCGAGGCCTACGCGTGCTGGGCAGGCAAACGGCTTCCCACCGAGGCGGAATGGGAAAAGGCCGCGCGGTGGGATCCGGAATCCGGAAGATCGCGACGATTCCCGTGGGGGGACGTGTCCGCAGACGAGAAACTTGCCAATCTCGGTCAGCGCCATCTCGGTCCCGCCGGCGTCGGCTCGTACCCGGCGGGTGCATCGGCAGCAGGTGTCGAGCAGTTGATCGGTGACGTGTGGGAGTGGACGTCTTCGGGTTTCCATCCGTATCCGGGTTTCCGGGCCTTCCCCTACCGGGAGTACTCGGAGGTGTTCTTCGGCGGCGACTACAAAGTGTTGCGAGGGGGATCGTTCGGGACCGACAGCGTTGCCTGCCGGGGGACGTTCCGCAACTGGGACCACCCGATCAGGCGCCAGATCTTCTCGGGTTTTCGCTGCGCCAGAACGATTTCGGGTAGATCCTGA
- the egtC gene encoding ergothioneine biosynthesis protein EgtC, protein MCRHLGYLGPPRSVRELLHDGENSLMRQSWAPREMRGGGTINADGFGAVWWNGGRQGRYRSISPIWSDPTVDETLSHIVSGSVLAAVRSATEGMAVEIGACAPFVDGTYAFSHNGAVSGWPGSLADLAAEVPAVELLKMPAPTDAALLWTVLRHRLKSKPAEAAVTSLVHDVAAAAPDSRLNLLFGDGQELWATAWGHTLYTRVDESRALIVSEPSDRSPDWEQVPDRHIVCARPGHLIITPIPMGEQ, encoded by the coding sequence ATGTGTCGGCACCTCGGGTATCTCGGGCCGCCGCGTTCGGTTCGTGAACTCCTCCACGACGGCGAGAACTCACTGATGCGACAGTCGTGGGCACCTCGCGAGATGCGTGGCGGCGGGACCATCAATGCCGACGGATTCGGCGCGGTGTGGTGGAACGGTGGAAGGCAGGGACGGTACCGCAGTATCTCGCCGATCTGGTCGGACCCGACAGTCGACGAGACGTTGTCCCACATCGTTTCCGGATCCGTTCTCGCCGCCGTACGTTCCGCGACGGAGGGGATGGCCGTCGAGATCGGTGCCTGCGCACCGTTCGTCGACGGAACCTACGCTTTCAGCCACAACGGAGCGGTATCCGGTTGGCCTGGCTCACTCGCCGACTTGGCAGCAGAAGTTCCGGCCGTCGAATTGCTGAAGATGCCCGCGCCGACGGATGCTGCCTTGTTGTGGACAGTGCTTCGGCATCGGTTGAAGTCGAAGCCCGCGGAAGCCGCCGTGACGAGCCTCGTTCACGATGTGGCTGCGGCGGCACCGGATTCACGATTGAACCTCCTGTTCGGCGACGGGCAGGAACTGTGGGCCACGGCGTGGGGCCACACGTTGTACACGCGGGTCGACGAGTCGCGGGCACTGATCGTTTCCGAACCGTCCGATCGTTCACCGGACTGGGAGCAGGTGCCGGACCGGCACATCGTCTGCGCGCGTCCCGGCCATTTGATCATCACCCCGATACCGATGGGAGAACAATGA
- the egtA gene encoding ergothioneine biosynthesis glutamate--cysteine ligase EgtA → MVTAALTAAQTTQVDSRPAAEAYVGGVCFKQGPPRLVGAELEWLTSQVPGGERPSAATLAKALGRHAPTSIDPDSPAVPLPRGSLVTVEPGGQIELSSAPRTSARELCDCLDEDRRTLETLLASYSIEISSAAADVARPPSRILRLPRYCAMESRFAGIGPYGTLMMCNTAAVQVSVDAGGSPESIAQRWRLLGDMGPALIAAFACSPRLQGVPRGDWASQRMRTWLELDSWRTVAVPEVQDYAGWALDVPLMCVRNEGDDWTAPRGATFGDWIDGAVDAEIGRRPVWADLDYHLSTLFPPVRAVGHLEVRYIDAQPGDLWRVPVAAIDALLSGPAVMREASDAAASTAGRWRDAAEYGLDDVELRSAATSLMSLAASYAPEPQFVRLLDAAAERCCRAIVPGESDT, encoded by the coding sequence ATGGTGACAGCAGCGTTGACAGCAGCACAGACCACGCAGGTGGATTCACGTCCTGCGGCCGAGGCCTACGTCGGTGGTGTGTGCTTCAAACAGGGGCCACCCCGTTTGGTCGGAGCTGAGCTCGAGTGGCTGACCAGCCAGGTTCCCGGTGGGGAGCGGCCGTCAGCAGCGACTCTGGCAAAGGCACTCGGGCGACACGCACCCACCAGTATCGACCCGGATTCACCAGCGGTTCCGCTTCCTCGTGGCAGCCTCGTCACCGTAGAACCTGGCGGACAGATCGAACTCTCGTCAGCGCCGCGGACGTCCGCCCGAGAACTGTGTGACTGTCTCGACGAAGACCGTCGTACTCTCGAAACACTCCTCGCGTCGTACTCCATCGAAATCAGTTCTGCCGCGGCCGACGTCGCCCGACCACCTTCCCGGATTCTCCGGTTGCCACGTTATTGCGCAATGGAATCCCGCTTCGCCGGGATAGGACCGTACGGCACCTTGATGATGTGCAATACAGCAGCAGTGCAGGTCAGTGTCGATGCCGGCGGCAGCCCGGAGTCCATTGCCCAGCGTTGGCGGCTCCTCGGGGACATGGGGCCGGCGCTCATCGCTGCGTTTGCGTGTTCTCCACGCTTGCAAGGGGTTCCGAGAGGGGATTGGGCGTCCCAACGCATGCGGACGTGGCTCGAACTCGATTCCTGGCGAACGGTCGCAGTCCCGGAAGTGCAGGACTACGCCGGCTGGGCGCTCGATGTTCCGCTGATGTGTGTGCGAAACGAGGGCGACGATTGGACGGCTCCGCGGGGTGCCACTTTCGGGGACTGGATAGACGGCGCTGTGGATGCCGAGATCGGACGCCGACCCGTCTGGGCGGACTTGGACTATCACCTGTCCACGCTGTTCCCGCCGGTTCGCGCTGTCGGCCATCTGGAGGTTCGCTACATCGATGCGCAGCCGGGAGATCTGTGGCGAGTACCGGTAGCAGCGATCGACGCGTTGCTGTCCGGGCCTGCCGTGATGCGTGAGGCGAGTGATGCCGCAGCGTCGACGGCCGGGAGATGGCGGGATGCGGCAGAGTACGGTTTGGACGACGTCGAACTGCGTTCGGCGGCAACCTCTCTGATGTCGCTTGCCGCGTCGTACGCGCCGGAGCCGCAGTTTGTCCGTCTTCTCGATGCCGCAGCCGAACGGTGTTGTCGCGCAATTGTGCCCGGTGAGAGCGACACATGA
- the egtD gene encoding L-histidine N(alpha)-methyltransferase — MKTPTLEVYLTPAESVDALRAEAREGLTATPKWLSPKWFYDARGSELFEEITALPEYYPTRTERGLLARYADEIAAFTDPEILIELGSGSSEKTRLLLDAMTARGTLRTYVPQDVSVTVLEGAAQQVGAEFPGIDVVGVVSDFTGSLHHLPGGGRRAVAFLGGTLGNLVPAERAEFLSGIAAVLDPGENLILGVGLVIDPAVLVPAYDDAAGVTAQFNLNVLSVLNKQLGANFPLEDFRHVALWDAENEWIEMRLEALREVSVHIDDLDLEITFAAGEQLRTEISAKFTEEGIAAELASAGFGVRKVWTDRDQRFALLCAQRA; from the coding sequence ATGAAAACCCCTACGCTCGAGGTTTATCTGACACCGGCCGAATCGGTCGACGCATTGCGAGCCGAGGCCAGGGAGGGCTTGACCGCTACGCCGAAGTGGCTCTCGCCCAAATGGTTCTACGACGCGCGTGGAAGTGAACTGTTCGAGGAGATCACGGCCTTACCCGAGTATTACCCCACCCGTACCGAACGCGGCCTGCTCGCTCGGTACGCCGACGAGATCGCTGCGTTCACCGATCCTGAGATCCTGATCGAACTGGGTTCCGGTTCCTCGGAGAAGACGCGGTTGCTGCTCGATGCAATGACTGCTCGTGGAACTCTGCGAACGTATGTACCGCAGGATGTTTCGGTGACAGTACTGGAAGGCGCGGCGCAGCAAGTCGGTGCCGAATTCCCCGGCATCGATGTGGTCGGGGTGGTCAGTGACTTCACCGGTTCGCTGCATCATCTGCCAGGTGGTGGACGGCGGGCGGTCGCGTTTCTCGGTGGAACTCTCGGCAATCTCGTTCCGGCAGAACGCGCCGAGTTCCTCTCGGGCATTGCAGCGGTGCTCGATCCCGGTGAGAACCTGATCCTGGGCGTGGGATTGGTGATCGATCCCGCAGTCCTCGTGCCCGCCTACGACGACGCTGCCGGTGTGACTGCTCAGTTCAATCTCAATGTTCTCTCGGTCCTGAACAAGCAACTGGGAGCGAACTTTCCCTTGGAGGACTTCCGTCACGTCGCGCTCTGGGATGCCGAGAACGAGTGGATCGAGATGCGCCTGGAAGCACTTCGTGAAGTCTCGGTGCACATCGACGACCTGGATCTGGAGATCACCTTCGCAGCGGGCGAGCAGCTGCGCACCGAGATCTCGGCGAAGTTCACCGAGGAGGGGATTGCCGCGGAACTCGCGTCCGCGGGCTTCGGGGTGCGGAAGGTGTGGACGGATCGGGATCAGCGCTTTGCGCTGTTGTGTGCGCAGCGGGCGTGA
- a CDS encoding APC family permease, translated as MSVWFKLPVNEAVPMERRLGTADAVVIGLGAMIGAGVFVVFAPAAAVAGTGLLVGLAIAAFIAFCNATSSAQLAARYPTSGGTYVYGREQLGPWWGFAAGWSFVIGKTASCAAMALTFATYVAPTAWRVPVAVLVVAALVAVNYRGVTRTAHMARVIVAVSTTALCVALVVAVVGPGAVREFPDLAFGSWYGILQSAGLLFFAFAGYARIATLGEEVRDPRRTIPRAILIALTVAVILYALVAVVLLVTLGPDRLANSARPLADAVGTAGWNWAVPVVVIGAAAASAGALLALIAGVSRTAMAMARERDLPVALAAVHPRFGVPHHAELVVGAVVIVLVSTTDLRGVIGFSSFGVLLYYFVANVSAYSQRGVDRLYPKWLQAVGAAGCVVLVVTLPWIAVVSGAGVVLAGCGYRWIRLKKFNDT; from the coding sequence ATGTCGGTGTGGTTCAAACTACCTGTGAACGAAGCTGTCCCGATGGAGCGAAGACTGGGCACGGCCGATGCCGTGGTGATCGGCCTCGGCGCGATGATCGGCGCCGGAGTCTTCGTGGTGTTCGCGCCCGCTGCCGCAGTAGCCGGTACCGGGTTGCTTGTGGGCCTGGCGATTGCAGCGTTCATCGCATTCTGCAACGCGACGTCGTCGGCGCAGCTTGCGGCCAGATACCCCACTTCAGGTGGGACCTACGTCTACGGACGTGAGCAGCTCGGACCCTGGTGGGGGTTTGCCGCCGGCTGGTCGTTCGTGATCGGGAAGACCGCGAGCTGCGCGGCAATGGCTCTGACTTTCGCGACGTATGTTGCGCCTACGGCCTGGCGTGTCCCCGTCGCGGTATTGGTGGTGGCAGCGCTGGTTGCAGTCAACTACCGCGGAGTCACGCGGACGGCGCACATGGCCAGGGTGATCGTCGCCGTGTCGACGACGGCGCTGTGTGTAGCGCTGGTGGTTGCCGTCGTCGGTCCTGGTGCGGTGCGCGAGTTCCCGGATCTCGCATTCGGGTCGTGGTACGGAATTCTGCAATCGGCGGGACTGCTGTTCTTTGCCTTCGCCGGGTACGCCAGGATCGCGACGCTGGGGGAGGAAGTGCGTGATCCGCGTCGAACGATTCCGCGGGCGATCCTGATCGCACTCACCGTCGCCGTCATCCTCTATGCGCTGGTAGCGGTGGTGCTGTTGGTGACGCTGGGACCTGATCGGCTGGCGAATTCGGCGCGACCACTGGCCGATGCAGTGGGCACGGCCGGGTGGAACTGGGCGGTTCCCGTAGTGGTGATCGGTGCCGCGGCGGCGTCGGCGGGGGCGCTGCTGGCTCTGATCGCGGGGGTGAGCCGTACGGCAATGGCGATGGCCCGCGAGCGCGATCTGCCAGTGGCCCTCGCTGCAGTCCATCCACGGTTCGGGGTCCCTCACCATGCGGAACTTGTGGTCGGTGCCGTTGTGATTGTCTTGGTCTCGACGACCGATCTTCGTGGGGTGATCGGCTTTTCGTCGTTCGGAGTGCTGCTCTACTACTTCGTCGCGAACGTGAGTGCGTACAGCCAACGGGGTGTGGACCGGTTGTATCCGAAGTGGCTGCAAGCGGTCGGCGCGGCTGGTTGTGTCGTTCTGGTGGTCACACTTCCGTGGATCGCGGTTGTTTCCGGGGCAGGTGTGGTTCTGGCCGGTTGTGGGTACCGGTGGATACGACTGAAGAAATTCAACGACACGTAA